The following are encoded together in the Oncorhynchus nerka isolate Pitt River linkage group LG23, Oner_Uvic_2.0, whole genome shotgun sequence genome:
- the LOC135564035 gene encoding keratin-associated protein 4-3-like, whose product MPRAQPEQSPSACPSACPCVRLPVRVSVYLSVCPSTCPCVRLPVRVSVYLSVCPSTCPCPSTCPCVRLPVRVSVYLSVCPSACPCVRLPVHECLSLWQMSASVGVSCVCLSACLSVSVCLSVSVCLSACLSVCLSVSLSLLCLSLCLSVCVSVCLSVSLSVLYVSVSLSVSVCLSICLSVCLSVCLSVSVCLSVCLSVCLCLSVSVCPCLSVCLSVCLSVCLSVCLSVCLSVCLSVCLSVSVCLCLSVCLSVCLSVCLSVSACRGMPCSARSGGDVEVSIRQSS is encoded by the exons ATGCCCCGGGCTCAGCCTGAACAGTCACCGTCTGCCTGTCCGTCTGCCTGTCCGTGTGTCCGTCTACCTGTCCGTGTGTCCGTCTACCTGTCCGTGTGTCCGTCTACCTGTCCGTGTGTCCGTCTGCCTGTCCGTGTGTCCGTCTACCTGTCCGTGTGTCCGTCTACCTGTCCGTGTCCGTCTACCTGTCCGTGTGTCCGTCTGCCTGTCCGTGTGTCCGTCTACCTGTCCGTGTGTCCGTCTGCCTGTCCGTGTGTCCGTCTACCTGTCCAtgaatgtctgtctctgtggCAGATGTCTGCCTCTGtcggtgtgtct tgtgtctgtctgtctgcctgtctgtctgtgtctgtctgtctgtcggtgtctgtctgtctgtctgcctgtctgtctgtctgtctgtctgtgtctctatcttt gctgtgtctgtctctctgtctgtctgtctgtgtctctgtctgtctgtctgtcagtctgtctgt tctgtatgtgtctgtcagtctgtctgtgtcggtctgtctgtctatctgtctgtctgtctgtctgtctgtctgtctgtctgtctctgtttgtctgtctgtctgtctgtctgtctgtctgtgtctgtccgtgtctgtctgtccgtgtctgtctgtctgtctgtctgtctgtctgtctgtctgtctgtctgtctgtctgtctgtctgtctgtctgtctgtctgtctgtctgtctgtccgtgtctgtctgtctctgtctgtctgtctgtctgtctgtctgtctgtctgtctgtctgtccgtg